The sequence below is a genomic window from Phaeodactylum tricornutum CCAP 1055/1 chromosome 27, whole genome shotgun sequence.
GGAATGACAATTTTGAGTACCAGTTTGCgcaatggcgcgcactacttgggttgtgacacccaaggcaagcctgtcaaaactaatcCTGTGTGTTTgcccacaaatcccgacactGATGGTTTGGACAGGTGTAATCCCAGTTGGGTATTCAAAAACATGATGCAACTGTTTTGGGACTTGACCATTGTCATGCTAAGGAACATGGTAACAATAATGAATGTACCCATGGTGCCATGTATAACACTGTGGAGACCAATGAAACAGACCACAATGGTGCTTGGCAAATTGTGGGACCAAATagaaagtgaacagattagctttagtttagagcttaTTTGTGAAAACCATGTTTGCTAGTTTGTATttctttgttagaagccagacaagtcttgatcatcttgtgctgtcttcagaagccaggagatacttgacattgacaCCATACACAACACATAAATGCTATGTCCattggattggctcacactttTAATTTTCcttgctaacagtaagtggaAGCTGTCCAAGGGACATGCCACAAGGTAGTGTACTATAACAAAAATTGACACTTATAAAGGTGCATCCAATGTTGTTGTATCTGATTGTGAATTAGCTCCCTAGAGCTTTAGCTCTCTTGTCAAGATGGTAGCAACCATTCTGTAAATTTTACTTTATTTCAGTTCTTGTCCTTGTAGCTCCTATGTCTCTTGTTGTACAGACAAAACCCAATCATCCCATGAGAAGCAAAATGAATGCTCAAAGAAACAGGGTAGAATCTTCAATGCCTTCAATGCAAcaattgattgtgagtgtGAATGGAGAATGCCTTTGTCTGCATTTTTCTTACTTCAATACAAGATTCTTTGTTTGATTGAGCAGCTCAAAGTATATCCTAATTTTTGATGTATTTCTTGTACCCCCCAGGACCTATTGTACACAGTACAGTCTTGCTTCCATTGCGTTTTTGATCAAATGAGAAAAACCtatgctcactgtcaactgAGAAGTATGGAAGGGAGCATAGATGTCAAGATATAtgtgaatatgcttgatataccttaaatgtgacgaggtcaaacgacgtgatttatgtgaatatgcttgatataccttaaatgtgacgaggtcaaacgacgtgatttggggatagcgctccgtggttcaattccatggcacgttaattttgacacATAGAGACACTAGCTAGACATGCTCTTGAAAAAAGAATTTTACACACTGGAAATGCCTTGTGGAACGCAGGATTATAGCACTCGGGCCCAATCAAAATCAAGACATAAATGACAATGTTCTCATGAATAAAGTATTCAAATTATGCAAATTGGCCCGCGGCAacagtttttcttctttatcaTCACATTAATCCTGGTTTCTGTGTTGGCAGAGCCGTCTAAGTGCAAAGGCAAAAGCATCTCCAATAGACTGCTCTCATTGACTGGATTGTGCCGTCAGCAAGAGGGGATCAGAACTACATATATGACTTCGAAAGTCAAGTTTGCGCCATCCGTAGGGGAAGACAAGGGCCGTCTTGGAAGCCCATCATCACCAGCGAGCACGACACGCTCGGTGTCGTCCAAGCTGTGGTGACCAGGATCGAAGACATCTCATTCCGCTACAGCATCGCTGGAAAGCGGTGCACACCTGGCCACTAGCTTGGCACTGTGAAGACACTGGAGACGGTGTTGGTAGAACAAGCGGAACCTGAGTGGGTGCCTTGGTCGGAGCGCGAGTTGGTGGTGGCAAGGGAGTGCTgatcggaaaagaagctggAGTCTTTGTGGGAAGCGACGAATCTGGGTCAATTAGAGGTTTGGCGCCGATAGTGGGAACTTTGGGAACGATGTCTTCCGCGGGGGCGTTTGAAGGCAACAGTGTTGGTAAGGGTGTCGGGTGACCGGTAGGTTTACGAGTGGGTCTCATCGTTGGGGCAGGAGTTGGGGCCTGGGTCGGCCTCCTCGTCGAAGGAATTGAGTTCGAAAGTTGAGAGGTGGTTACCAACCTATTGGGAGAGCCTGATAAGTTGGAGAGTTTACCAGTAACAGCGTCAGTCTGGATATTTGATGCTGACCTTCCAGCTTCGAGGTACAATGCAGCCACACCGGCAACGTGTGGGGATGCCATTGAAGTCCCAGCCTTTGTGGAAGTTCCTCCTGTAGTCGACAGTGACACGATACCAACACCAGGGGCAAATATATCAACGCAACTGCCCCAGTTTGAGAAGACGGTACGACCATTTGAGCCGTTCATTGCGCCGACCGCAAGCGCACCTGCCGCGGAAGATGGTGAAAAGTTGCAAGCATCTGCGTTCGCGTTTCCAGCTGctaccacgacgacgattcccaGATTGGCAGCAGAATTGATGGCGTTGTCCAGAGCAGAATTTGTTCCACCTGAAAGGCTCATATTAATAACCATCTTCTTGCTAGTGTTCTCTCTTTTGATCTTGGATATATGATCGATGGCAGCAATCACTCCACTGTACGTTCCTCTACCCATCGCGTTGAGTACTTTGACGTCGTGAAGTGTGACCTCTTTCGCAACTCCGTAGGTTTTAGAACCGACAGTACCAGCCACATGAGTGCCATGGCCACTGCCATCCGATCCGcaagcttttccaaaaataAGGGATATGGTTAGGTACACACTTCTGACTGGAAACTGCCAAAACAGATACTTGCAGCTTACCCTCATTGGCGAAGGAAATACAGGAAGCGACACGGCCCTCAAAATCGCTGTGAGCGGCGATCCCAGTATCAAGGATGTAAGCGTCGACGCCTTTTCCAGTAAAACTGTAGGTATATTTGTCATCGTCAGAGCCATCTATGACATCAAGACCCCAAGTTGGACTGGCTTGCACCTGGTCCATTTCGACAAAGCCATCTTCAGATACGGACAGAACATCATCAAGGTTGAGTAGAAAGTCCAGGACCTCGTCTGGAAGATCCTTCACGGCAAAGCCTTTTAGGGCAAAATCGTAGTTCTCAATAACATTGGATCGTAAGGAGCGCTGCAATACTCTTGCCGTAAATCCTCTCGAATCTCCAACGCCGGAGTCGAGTTCGATCACATACTGACCAGGAATTGCTTCACCTTGTTGGACCTTGTTCAGCTTGCGATGAGACTCAACTCTGGCCGAAGCCGACGGGAGCAAAATCGTCAAGAATGCAAGAGATTTAAAATTCATCGCTAATTTTGTCCGGACTCCCGTGGTATACACTCTGAAGTTTGTCGAAGAAGTGGAAGTTAAAATAATGGTTGCAAAGATTTCAGCGAAGAAATATGTGAGCTTAATTTCAATTCTTATGTCACCCGCTGTGCTGTCGACATAGGACCTCCTTGGGCCCGACTGaaaaatttggaagaagccagGTTGTACGCGCAGTTTGGTACTAAAGTACTGAACCGTATTTTTGAATTCACTAAATCAACGGAGTGGCATCTTAATGGCCGAGTTTGGAGTCACCAAAATTGGCGAAGAACGAGAACTTCTTTAAGTAGTTCTGTGGCAAACATATATCGAATTTTGAGTTTGAGGTCTATGACCACGACTATTACAACAAGATTGCCAAAAATTTTAATGACCAGAACCTAAAGAGCCCTGGCTAACGGAAATAAAGTCTCACAAAAAAAGCTACCTATGTTTTAACGGGGCATAATGAGAGAGTCTATCGTCACCCACATTCCAAATTTACGGAGTACAATCTATGTATTTTAATCATTCGCTAAGCAAATTGACATTGAAAAATTCAGACATACGGTTGTCTATAAGAAGGCCGAGAAGGGGCAGGGGTCCAGAAATCCCCGTATTTACATTTATCCACCAATTACATAGTCGCCCGTAGAATGGCTGATATCGGAAAAGTATCGTGAGAAATCCGTGGATccgttgttgactgtgaagcgTTTTTCCGACTTCTGTATTAGATTTAACCCCCTCATCCCTCAAATTCTTCCCCGTCCTattagaaaaaccccacgtcaagcgtctgtcgTATGTACGTTAGgctaagactggtctgctcaggcagataatggtataatttgtgttttgctctgtttcgtaactacactagtgatcttgtgcgATTCTAGTTGGTTATTgctgcagttttctactATACCAGTTTACATTAGGCCGGGTACATTGCCTCAAATTTGTAACAGATTATGAGTCcaatttttttcttcccaaGAGAAATCTACTTGTTCTGTCTTGACTGCCTCCTGGACCTTTGCGAGATCACTTACCGTTAAAACAAACAAATCTCTCACAATACATCTTGAATTTAGTAGGGCAAGAGAGTTCACAGAAAATGTGTCTGTATTTGTTGAGATACAGTCAATGGAATGAATTAAAGGCTATCTTAGCTCCATATGTATGCCTACTTGCTTTTAATAAGTTGGTGTAACAAGCCATTTTGAAGATAAAGATGGTATCTAGAATGGTCCACTTCTATAGCCAAAGCTTTTAACATGTCATGCATCACAGATCAAAGGTATCACATTGCCGcaaaagtttgaaatgctGCTGAGGGAGGTTTGAAACTCCCAGCTGCTGTGGGCAGCTGCAAACTTTGATGAAACCGAAAGACGGTATTGTACCATCCAGATGCATATCATTTGTATTGCTGCAAGGGCGCTCAGTGGAATTACTATCCACTATTGAAAAAGGACTATGCTGGTATACGTGCAACTTTCAATCAGAATGGTACAACACTGGAAATGAATGACGACTCTCAATaagaattggaacaagcaTCCATGAGAGGTACAGAAATAAAACAAAAGACCATAGGTTGTACATAGAAAATTGTCATAGGAACAAGAGTGGGTGGATATTGGCCAGAGGCTGCATTGTGTGAAAGCCAACCAGGTTTTACATTTTGGTTACAGTTATTGAGAAATACTGCCTTAGGGATGATTTTGCTTCCGGGACTGGGACCAAAAGCTAACAACAGCAGACGCATTTCAACAATAATTGCCACTGCCATTTTGGCGCAATGCGTGCACATGGCAGTGAGAGAATTCTACCTGCTATGAACATATTTGTAGAATAcaacgaaagagtagaagttggggggaaagccttgtagGGGCTCTGATTGTTTTaattggtaggtttttaACATTGTGAatgtgagactaaaatatagattccaaaatgaaagcttttgtgttggaaacagaataTATGAACTTAGGGACCCtgtagccaatgtactggctatcaaaccattgacatagtttttgttgagacgattggatcacctaagtgattgccaaactgtcacggtatagtaccatgcaacatgtctcctagtgatgtccgtcctctagacgtcaacacggtgaacggcggtCGGAGTGTTCATAACGGAGAAGTGAGTCatatggaagttaactcggtcttattgcatgaaatccctagatacaatgatgtattgtgcgttggagagaacgcgactgaacatgtcgtgttctgacagtggcaacggagtgggactgacaatacttattgcctgactagcggatgtaaatggatgcgctccatttttcgcggcatgcatgttatgaaaggcatttccggttccactataagtatatgtgagcgcgcgtcatggtataaggatactatgacggaagaaagatatttgtgtacgtttgagtttgtccctcaggttttgttgtatcttggcaaattggaggagcaacaagaattagtttatagcactaattcttcaatctttgttttataagttctttgatccgcattgctagtttacgcataggtcctcgtatccgctgcctaacccaaggggagcatTACCAACGAGTATActtttacagtccctaagtcccttaggtgtattgcccgtcgttcgtaataatgccctctcttgtttaccaggctctcTTCCTagcagcgcttctgtccatacggtgtacattggtgtatattgtaacaacggatattcttacacatgtccttgatgaaatcatccattgcaatctcgaaaacatccatagacgtaatcgaatccgtgatagcatcacattgttcaacatcaacaatgctgATTACTTGTAAAacatttcgaacttgagctaaagcagccgccatggtcaactttctccttcttcacctgtcttaaatttcataaaacttcgtaagctggtttgacaacattcagtgttctttctgcgccatgtgaacacgagaattattgatcactgataacatcacatgtgaacaccacataaataccgTATAAGTGATATTGATAATGAATACCATTTGAGAACtatttcaataaaacgcgacaaacaccattttcatgttgCAACCCACAATatgagatatttggctgatatctatcagagtggaggatccatgATTACcatttggtacaagtccaataattgttgctgtataagtaaatgttccatgcaaacaaactacttatcatccacacatggataaagcttggatccgagcttttagcaaacaataaattcttgtgcaatgcaccttctttcTCACGGTATGTACCCGTCCcgtgtgtctttgagacatttatctcaaaacaagtgtgtcacaagcagaaatcaagtgtatacatgtttactgcaagttgtgtacatgtcagtggaattggccttattatatgcattcctatgtaattatggcatagtgagaagatacatgggcaaagatttgcagtattccctacttactttgagaaggctcttggttagtatggagacttcagttgcaccaaaactccaaggaatcaattggattcaacggaaagagtcatttggatggaaacacaagggaaacagatgcaaattgacaagacccaattttcataccatgtgtgttacaagagatacttacaattccttgataagtatgcaagaacggattttgcattatatggatactatggtgagcatggaagattcaggtttagttggtgaagttgccaggactgcagtcaagtttggatatgatctgacaaaaggcactagtttgtagaatctaatcttctatcattgttttttgagttctttgatccgtactgcccttgttgcataggtccttgtatccgctgcctaacccaaggggagcgtcgccagcgagtagagttttacagtccctaagcccgcttaggtgtattgcaggtcgttcgtaataacgcccacaagtcttaccagactctgtttctaacagcgttttgtgccacggtgtacagtggtgtatatcgtgacattctttggtagatgaagagatccatggaagcatcccaccatggagattttgcctcaTTTCAGACTGTTAGACAaatacgaaacccagttaccaatcaacatgtctaccacatggacctttacgagaaactggcagtatattccaggcctctgcaggcttcggcaactcaacaacaacatgaagagccaggtatttttagctttacctccccatGCACTATCAGACTTGGCaatcacttcaaacactcaaatcacaaccaatcaccctacctttgatcccgctacctcagcttagaactatgggtctgataaactagaaaactgcaatgataacgggctaaaacaTGTCTGCAGAacaaaggattgtagatacaataaaaagacgtaaaacgaagacttataagcataaacccaagatatAGGAATATTGAACccccatatgcttgtcgtagggtttttctactCATTCAGGggggatggctagtacgcaccccttttcgtgaataAACCCACACCCATGACTCTCTGCTTCGTTNNNNNNNNNNNNNNNNNNNNNNNNNNNNNNNNNNNNNNNNNNNNNNNNNNNNNNNNNNNNNNNNNNNNNNNNNNNNNNNNNNNNNNNNNNNNNNNNNNNNNNNNNNNNNNNNNNNNNNNNNNNNNNNNNNNNNNNNNNNNNNNNNNNNNNNNNNNNNNNNNNNNNNNNNNNNNNNNNNNNNNNNNNNNNNNNNNNNNNNNNNNNNNNNNNNNNNNNNNNNNNNNNNNNNNNNNNNNNNNNNNNNNNNNNNNNNNNNNNNNNNNNNNNNNNNNNNNNNNNNNNNNNNNNNNNNNNNNNNNNNNNNNNNNNNNNNNNNNNNNNNNNNNNNNNNNNNNNNNNNNNNNNNNNNNNNNNNNNNNNNNNNNNNNNNNNNNNNNNNNNNNNNNNNNNNNNNNNNNNNNNNNNNNNNNNNNNNNNNNNNNNNNNNNNNNNNNNNNNNNNNNNNNNNNNNNNNNNNNNNNNNNNNNNNNNNNNNNNNNNNNNNNNNNNNNNNNNNNNNNNNNNNNNNNNNNNNNNNNNNNNNNNNNNNNNNNNNNNNNNNNNNNNNNNNNNNNNNNNNNNNNNNNNNNNNNNNNNNNNNNNNNNNNNNNNNNNNNNNNNNNNNNNNNNNNNNNNNNNNNNNNNNNNNNNNNNNNNNNNNNNNNNNNNNNNNNNNNNNNNNNNNNNNNNNNNNNNNNNNNNNNNNNNNNNNNNNNNNNNNNNNNNNNNNNNNNNNNNNNNNNNNNNNNNNNNNNNNNNNNNNNNNNNNNNNNNNNNNNNNNNNNNNNNNNNNNNNNNNNNNNNNNNNNNNNNNNNNNNNNNNNNNNNNNNNNNNNNNNNNNNNNNNNNNNNNNNNNNNNNNNNNNNNNNNNNNNNNNNNNNNNNNNNNNNNNNNNNNNNNNNNNNNNNNNNNNNNNNNNNNNNNNNNNNNNNNNNNNNNNNNNNNNNNNNNNNNNNNNNNNNNNNNNTGCGATACCGCCGGTTGAAGTGTACGTTATATAGCGACACTTTCAAATCTACTGTTAAATCCTCCCGAGGACACACGCATACCCAAGGGTTTGTATGTGGTGATTCTTACTTTGTATACCACTTTCTTATGaaagcggaatccgaagCAGACCAAGGTCTTGCGTCAATTATACAAGATATAGGAATTCCGGCACAAATTCACACCGACaacgcaaaagtggaaaccttaagcaaatggaagaaaatcacTTCCGGTCACTGGAtaaaagtcacagtcacggaaCCATACTCACCGTGGCAAAACcgttgcgaacacgaattcgGTGCGGTTCGGATCCAGACACGACTTGTTATggaaacgacacaatgtCCAGAACAGCTTTGGGACTACGCCATTACCTACGTGGTAATTGTGCGTAATAATACCGCTCGCAAAGCCTTAAATTGGCAAACGCCATTAACGGTTATGACAGGTGACACGAGCGATATTTCAGAATTGTTGGATTTCGAGTTCTACGAACCGgtacaatattttgacaatcctgaAATTAAATTTCCACAAGCTAAGGCTAAAGTTGGTCGGTGGCTTGGTATTGCAacaaatgttggacaagctATGTGCTACTATGTCCTAACAGACAAAGGAACCGTGATAGCGCGATCCACAGTCACACCACTTCACAAAGTTGATTCGACTGCTTTGCAAACCTCTCTTACAGCTTTTGATGCTATGATAAGGGCTATTTATCAGCCTACTGATTTTGCTCACAGCACTAAAAAGCAAGCTGCCTCGTTACGACGAgatgaagcaatgaaggtTGCCAGAAAAACTGGTGAACCTGAAGATCCAGGAGTCCGTAATAGACATGTTCTGTATGACTTAAATGAGGGAGCCGACCATGACCAAGTGGAACCAGGACTATCAGTTGATGATTACTAcggtaacgacgacgaaaaagagtctGGTTCGTCGGATCTCCTTGTCGGCAGCGAAGTACTCCTTACTAAGGGAGGTATACAACATCTAGGCAAAGTCACCAAGCGTGATAAAAATGGCCAGCCCAAGGgctcaaacgaaacaaccaattATGTTGTTGAGTTCAATGATGGTactgaagagattcatggatacAATGCTCTGCTTGACGCTGTGTATAAGCaagtcgatgatgatggtaATGAATGGTATACTtttgaagatattgttgaCCATCAAAGGCGCCCACGTGGCGGCcgaggacgaacgaaaggTTGGTTCCTCCGTGTTAAATGGGCCAATGGTGAATACACCTGGGAGCCTCTTACCTctttaaaggaaagcaatccttacccagttgcaaaatatgcagccgacaatgaattaatgtcggaaaaagctttctcttaCTGGGCACCATCGGTACTGACAAAGGCTGATAGGTGGATTCGCGCTGCACgcacgcgaaaaaagaagaaccgaTACAAGTACGGTATAGAAGTTCCAAGGAACGTTGCCCACGCTTACGAGCTGgacaaacagaatggcaatcatctctgggctgaagccatccaaaaggaaatgggcaCGCTGCAGAAGATGGAGACCTTCACTATCCTCTCGAAGGGAGAAAGAGCTCCCAAGGATTATAAACGCATCCCCATGTGGattatttttgatgtcaaaatggacttccgaCGTAAGGcacgccttgttgctggaggccATGTGACAGACCCTCCCACTGATGATACTTATTCCAGTGTTGCTTCAAGGGAGAGTGTTCGACTAGGTTTCTTACTTGCCAGTCTGAACAATCTTGATCTCGTCTCAGTTGACATTGGTAATGCttacgtcaatgccgattgtcgtgaaaaggtctatgcaattgctggccctgagtttgaagagttcgagGGACGGACAGTCATCATTGCTAAGGCTCTGTATGGACTAAAGTCCAGTGGCGCAGCGTGGCATTCCCACCTCGCGCAAAGTCTAAGGACTAtgggttttgtgtcttctaAGGCGGACCCAGATATGTGGTACCGAGCTGCTAAGCGCAAGGACGAAAGCGAGTACTACGAGTACATTATAAGCTACGTCGACGACCTAACGGTTGTTTCGGAAAATACCAGGGCGATTTTAGAAATGCTCGAAAACATTCCCTACACACTCAAGGGTGGTAGCGCTCCAGAAACATTTCTTGGAGCCACTATTGGAACGTACACATTCAAGGATGGTACGTCGGCGTGGTTCATGTCTGCTCAGCAGTACTTAACCAACGCGATAAAAAACATAGAGGAAACTCTTGGActgaaactttcaacaagtaACCGAATTGTCACGCCCTTGATACCCGGATACCATCCGGAGGTGGATACGTCCGCTTTCCTCGATGATGACCGAGCGAACTTTTATATGAGTCTTATCGGCATCCTTCTCTGGACATCTGAACTTGGACGAATTGACATTACCCAAGAAGTGGGTCTTATGTCACGCTTCAATGCGAAACCAAGAGAAGGCCACTACAATGCGGTGCTTCGTATGTTCAGCTATTTAAAGCGACACTTGAATTCCAAGCTTGTCTGTGACCCTAAAATGAGAGAATTTTCTCAGGTCAAGTTCTCCAATCCTACGTGGAAGGAGCAATACCCAAATGCTGTAGAGGAACTCCCTCCAACAATGCCAAAACCCAGGNNNNNNNNNNNNNNNNNNNNNNNNNNNNNNNNNNNNNNNNNNNNNNNNNNCGTGTTAAATGGGCCAATGGTGAATACACCTGGGAGCCTCTTACCTctttaaaggaaagcaatccttacccagttgcaaaatatgcagccgacaatgaattaatgtcggaaaaagctttctcttaCTGGGCACCATCGGTACTGACAAAGGCTGATAGGTGGATTCGCGCTGCACgcacgcgaaaaaagaagaaccgaTACAAGTACGGTATAGAAGTTCCAAGGAACGTTGCCCACGCTTACGAGCTGgacaaacagaatggcaatcatctctgggctgaagccatccaaaaggaaatgggcaCGCTGCAGAAGATGGAGACCTTCACTATCCTCTCGAAGGGAGAAAGAGCTCCCAAGGATTATAAACGCATCCCGATGTGGattatttttgatgtcaaaatggacttccgaCGCAAGGcacgccttgttgctggaggccATGTGACAGACCCTCCCACTGATGATACTTATTCCAGTGTTGCGTCAAGGGAGAGTGTTCGACTAGGTTTCTTACTTGCCAGTCTGAACAATCTTGATCTCGTCTCAGTTGACATTGGTAATGCttacgtcaatgccgattgtcgtgaaaaggtctatgcaattgctggccctgagtttgaagagttcgagGGACGGACAGTCATCATTGCTAAGGCTCTGTATGGACTAAAGTCCAGTGGCGCAGCGTGGCATTCCCACCTCGCGCAAAGTCTAAGGACTAtgggttttgtgtcttctaAGGCCGATCCAGATATGTGGTACCGAGCTGCTAAGCGCAAGGACGAAAGCGAGTACTACGAGTACATTATAAGCTACGTCGACGACCTAACGGTTGTCTCGGAAAATACCAGGGCGATTTTAGAAATGCTCAAAAACATTCCCTACACACTCAAGGGTGGTAGCGCTCCAGAAACATTTCTTGGAGCAACTATTGGAACGTACACATTCAAGGATGGTACGTCGGCGTGGTACATGTCTGCTCAGCAGTACTTAACCAACGCGATAAAAAACATAGAGGAAACTCTTGGGctgaaactttcaacaagtaACCGAATTGTCACGCCCTTGATACCCGGATACCATCCGGAGGTGGATACGTCCGCTTTCCTCGACGATGACCGAGCGAACTTTTATATGAGTCTTATCGGCATTCTTCTCTGGACATCTGAACTTGGACGAATTGACATTACCCAAGAAGTGGGTCTTATGTCACGCTTCAATGCGAAACCAAGAGAAGGCCACTACAATGCGGTGCTTCGTATGTTCAGCTACTTAAAGCGACACTTGAATTCCAAGCTTGTCTGTGACCCTAAAATGAGAGAATTTTCTCAGGTCAAGTTCTCTGATCCTATGTGGAAGGAGCAATACCCAAATGCTGTAGAGGAACTCcctccagcaatgccaaaacCTATGGGTAGGTCAGTACAAATCACGGTGTTTGTGGATGCTGCTCATGCAGATTGTCACGTCACGCGGAGATCGACCACCGGCATACTTATTTTTATAAATGGAACACCAATACGTTGGTACtccaagagacaaaacactgtCGAAGGATCGACATATGGATCGGAGTTTGTTGCCATGCGCatagcttccgaaatgatcataGCTTTGCGGTACAACCTACGGGTATTGGGTGTTCCACTTTGTGGACCCGCAAATGTTTTCTGCGACAATATGAGTGTCGTCACAAGTTCGACGATACCTTCGTCGGTACttaag
It includes:
- a CDS encoding predicted protein; protein product: METTQCPEQLWDYAITYVVIVRNNTARKALNWQTPLTVMTGDTSDISELLDFEFYEPVQYFDNPEIKFPQAKAKVGRWLGIATNVGQAMCYYVLTDKGTVIARSTVTPLHKVDSTALQTSLTAFDAMIRAIYQPTDFAHSTKKQAASLRRDEAMKVARKTGEPEDPGVRNRHVLYDLNEGADHDQVEPGLSVDDYYGNDDEKESGSSDLLVGSEVLLTKGGIQHLGKVTKRDKNGQPKGSNETTNYVVEFNDGTEEIHGYNALLDAVYKQILLTIKGAHVAAEDERKVGSSVLNGPMVNTPGSLLPL
- a CDS encoding predicted protein, producing the protein MNFKSLAFLTILLPSASARVESHRKLNKVQQGEAIPGQYVIELDSGVGDSRGFTARVLQRSLRSNVIENYDFALKGFAVKDLPDEVLDFLLNLDDVLSVSEDGFVEMDQVQASPTWGLDVIDGSDDDKYTYSFTGKGVDAYILDTGIAAHSDFEGRVASCISFANEACGSDGSGHGTHVAGTVGSKTYGVAKEVTLHDVKVLNAMGRGTYSGVIAAIDHISKIKRENTSKKMVINMSLSGGTNSALDNAINSAANLGIVVVVAAGNANADACNFSPSSAAGALAVGAMNGSNGRTVFSNWGSCVDIFAPGVGIVSLSTTGGTSTKAGTSMASPHVAGVAALYLEAGRSASNIQTDAVTGKLSNLSGSPNRLVTTSQLSNSIPSTRRPTQAPTPAPTMRPTRKPTGHPTPLPTLLPSNAPAEDIVPKVPTIGAKPLIDPDSSLPTKTPASFPISTPLPPPTRAPTKAPTQVPLVLPTPSPVSSQCQASGQVCTAFQRCCSGMRCLRSWSPQLGRHRACRARW